Sequence from the Bremerella volcania genome:
GGCTGCTTCTCAGTGGGTTGCCGACAATTACAGCGTCGAGCAGAACCCAGGCATGGAGAGTGCCGGCTTGTTCTACTATTACCACACCTTCGCCGCTGGTCTGGGTACGGCTGGCCTGACCGAAGTCACCGATGCCGATGGCAAAACCCACAATTGGCGAGAAGAACTGATCGACGAATTGGCCAAGCGTCAAAACGAAGATGGTTCATGGTCCAACGAGAACGGTCGCTGGTTCGAGAACGATAAGAACCTGGCTACGGCCTTCGCACTGATGGCCTTGTCCTACTGTGACGCCGACGCCGCTCAGCCTGCCGGCACTCCAACCGAATAGACTCCCATCGTGTCCCCTCTCTCCCCGCCGGAGAGAGGGCTAGGGTGAGGGGGCGAACCAAGTACCAGTTTCACCAATCGATCGTCCAAGTCTCTCTTCCACTCATGCATGCCCCAGCCGACAAACTTCCCGCGCAATCACGATGGTTCCGATTCTCGGCTTTCATCATTTGGCTGCGTGACCTCGCGTTTGGGCATCATCCGCTCGTCCTGTGGCTGCTGAATGCCGGAGTCCTGCTATTGCTGGCCGGGTGGATCGTGTGGGATGCCAGGTTCTCCGCGACCTGGGACCACCTCGAGTTCCAGATCGGTTGGACACAGGACGGCTCCGACCTCGACGAGTTCGCCAACTCATTGACGGCCCAGTGGAAGATCTTCGCGCTGGGCATCATGGTGGCGGTTGGTATGGTCAGCCTGGCAATGCTGACCTTCGGCATGACCATGGGTTCCCGTGGGCATCGCACGCTTTCGTCCTGGATGATTGTTCTTTCGCTGGCATGCTGCTGGCTCGGTTTGATCAACGGCTGGGATGAGTTGATGTGGACCGGAAAGCGTTTGCGAATCGATTCCCACTTGGCGGCCTTCCAACCGATCGCCCAGTCACTTCAGCAAGACTGGCCCAGGATGGATGGCGAGCGTGAGAACATCGGTCCGTTCATGGCGTACCCGGCCGGGAAACCGAAGACACTTCTTCTATTGACCACCCCGCCGATGGCTCAGTCGGGCCCGACGTTCAGCAGCATTGAACGTAGCGATGCTGGTGGCATTCGCTTTCAGCTCTCAGGAAATGAACGGGGCGTTTGGCTGGAATGGCATCCCTTGGGCAAGCAGCCTGAATCGTTCGTTGGCGGACTGCTCGAGCCACATCATTTGACGCGAATGGTTTCCCTGGGGGACGGGTGGTTTCTGGCCCGCTACGATCAAGCTGCCATCGCATCTTGAACCTATCTGCATTCATCATTGCTCCAGTGAAACAGACATTGCGGCAAATATTCTTGCACTACTGAGAAGGACTCGCTACCATTCTAAGCGTAAGCGTTTTTCAGAGGGATTTCATTTTTCTTCTCTCTCCATCCCATCTGCGAAATCCGATTCGTTCTTGCTCTCATCACCATTCGTCGTAAGGAACGGCACCGTGGTACGCACACCCTATTCTCGCGGTTTTACGCTGGTAGAACTCCTGGTGGTCATTGCCATTATCGGGGTACTCATCGCCCTGTTGCTTCCGGCCGTTCAAATGGCACGCGAGTCTGCCCGGCGGATGCAGTGCACCAACCACCTCAAGCAATGGGGCCTGGCGATGCACAACTACCACGACACGGTCCAGAAGTTGCCATTTGGCGCCACCAACGACAGTAATGGCAAGCGACATACATGGGTGGTGAGCCTGTGGCCGTACATCGAACAGAACAACCTGGCCGAAGCGTACGACTACAACCAGCCGTTTTACGCTTCGCCAAACATCATTCAAAACACGTTTGATGGAGTCTTGGCAAAGCCAGTTGAGTTCTACTACTGCCCCAGCATGAATGGGGGCAAGATGAACACTTCCGATGCCTACTGGCGCTGCCGCGTTCACTATGGGGTGAACTATGGAAACGTCACGATTCCCAACGGTAGTTCGACGGCAACTGAAGCACTCAAAGCTCCCTTCGGCTTCGAAGGAAGCCAGGGGGCACTCGGTGAAACGCCGCGCACGAGTGACTTCTCAGGCTTTACTGATGGTCTCAGTAATACAATGCTCATGTCGGAACTGCGAGCCCATCCCAACGATTCCGAACCAGACCACCGCGGCGATTCCTTCAACGACGACGCGGCCGGTGGCGGTTTTATGACGGTATCGACGCCCAACTCCTCAGCAGCGGATGTTATGTCTTCGGCCTGGTGTGTTGACAAACCGGAGATCGGACTTCCCTGTGTTGGCGGCAACGAACATCACGCGGCTCGCAGCCTTCACCCAGGCGGCGTCCAGGTGCTGATGGCGGACGGTTCGGTTCACTTCGTCAGCGAGACGATTGCCATCGACGTCTGGCGAGCCGCAGGCACGATGGAAGGCAAGGAAACCCTTTCGCTCAACTAGTCATCGTTTGCCGCAAGTTGAATGCTCACCTCGTTCAGGATGAATCGCACCATGAGGATACAAACACCAGTCGCGTGCAGCATTGGGCTGTCACTCCTACTACTTATCACCGCTGGCTGCGGCTCGGGGCGTTCTGACCTGGTGGAAGTCACTGGCAAGGTGACGCTCGATGGACAACCGGTCAACAAAGGGAAGATCACCTTTGAAGCCACCGATGGCAAAGGGGGCGTCGAGGGAGGTTCGATCGAGAACGGCGAGTACTCGGTGAAGACCACGCTGGGCAGTAAAGCGGTCAAAATCAATTCGCCGAAGGTCGTCGGTGAAAGAAAGACCTACGGAACCGCAGACAGTCCCACCGAGGAAGTCTCCACCGAAGCGATTCCGAAGCAGTACAATCGAAACACGGAACTCAAGATCGAGGTCAGCAGTTCCTCGCTCGAGCATGACTTCGACCTGAAATCGAAGTAACGCGACCGTTTAACCCGTCTCCGGAAACATGCTTCGGACCGTTTCGACAAACAGGGATTCGATCTCCGAGGCACTCGTGATCGATTCCTGCAGACGCGGATGAATGAAGATCCGCACCTTCTTTACGTAGTCGTCAAACTGCCGCTTCGCAAGGGTCTCGACCATCGGCGAGACATCCCCCAACGCCCGGTACTTGCCGGTCTTCTGGTTAAGCACATCAATGTTGAATTGCACTTCCAGCTTGACCGGCGGGGCATCGATCAGGATCTCGTGCGGTGCCACGCGACGCGACATGTGCCGCGAGAGAGTCGTGGCAAACTGATCGCTCAAATCGACCAGCCAGTCGTATGGACGCCGGGCAATTTGATGGAATAGCTCGGGATGGTCGAAGTGCGAGTACTCGAACAACCTCTTGTACAGCCGACGTGAAGGACCGAACAAGCCATCCAACAAATCGCGAGCCGGACCGTTGCCGGCCGCTTCGAGCATCGTGTCGATCATCGGACGTTCGGCCAGACGAAACAGCGAATCGAGTTCCAAATGCGGACGCAGCATGAAAAACGCGCGCTGCAGCATGGCCGTCGCGCTGCGCACGGCATGATGCCAGTAGACTTCGCTGAACATTATGTACCGGGCAAACACCATCATCTCGGCTGCCGTGCGTCCTTTGTTCGTCAGGGCGAGCTTATCCCCTTCCTGGTTCACGCACAGGCTGGCGATTAGACGCTGCTGGTCGAAATTACGGCCATAAGGGACACCAGCATGCAGACTATCGCGTTGCAGGTAATCGAGCTTATCGACGTCGATCGGCCCCGAGATGATGCTCTGCATCAGTTTCATCTTGCTGGTGCGCCCCTTCTCAGAGAGGAAACTGACGACGTCACGCGGGTTGATGCCCCAATCGTCGCGCAAACAATCGGCGACTTCTCCTTCCAGGAGAAAACTGTTAGCGAACAGTTCGTGCTGCGGCACGCCGGCCAGACGCAGGTCTTCGATCGGATGACAGAAAGGCCAGTGCCCCAGGTCGTGCAGCAAGGCCGCCACGATCATCAGTTCAGCATCCTTGGTTTCGATCACCTCCGCGAACTGAGGCACGTGGGCCAGACGCTGCAGGTACAACAGCATCGTCCGATAGACACCCAGACTATGCTCGAACCTGCTGTGGTGAGCGGCCGGGAATACGAGTGACACCAAGCCCAGTTGGCTGATATGGACTAACCGGCGAAATTCGGCCGTATCGACCAGATGCCGAACCCGAGCGGTCAAAGGGACGTCTAGATCAGGAGGGATGCGAATCACATCGGATCGAGACTGCAGCCCGACCACTTCCGGAATTTCAAGGAGTTCA
This genomic interval carries:
- a CDS encoding DUF1559 domain-containing protein produces the protein MVRTPYSRGFTLVELLVVIAIIGVLIALLLPAVQMARESARRMQCTNHLKQWGLAMHNYHDTVQKLPFGATNDSNGKRHTWVVSLWPYIEQNNLAEAYDYNQPFYASPNIIQNTFDGVLAKPVEFYYCPSMNGGKMNTSDAYWRCRVHYGVNYGNVTIPNGSSTATEALKAPFGFEGSQGALGETPRTSDFSGFTDGLSNTMLMSELRAHPNDSEPDHRGDSFNDDAAGGGFMTVSTPNSSAADVMSSAWCVDKPEIGLPCVGGNEHHAARSLHPGGVQVLMADGSVHFVSETIAIDVWRAAGTMEGKETLSLN
- a CDS encoding HD domain-containing protein, yielding MSELLEIPEVVGLQSRSDVIRIPPDLDVPLTARVRHLVDTAEFRRLVHISQLGLVSLVFPAAHHSRFEHSLGVYRTMLLYLQRLAHVPQFAEVIETKDAELMIVAALLHDLGHWPFCHPIEDLRLAGVPQHELFANSFLLEGEVADCLRDDWGINPRDVVSFLSEKGRTSKMKLMQSIISGPIDVDKLDYLQRDSLHAGVPYGRNFDQQRLIASLCVNQEGDKLALTNKGRTAAEMMVFARYIMFSEVYWHHAVRSATAMLQRAFFMLRPHLELDSLFRLAERPMIDTMLEAAGNGPARDLLDGLFGPSRRLYKRLFEYSHFDHPELFHQIARRPYDWLVDLSDQFATTLSRHMSRRVAPHEILIDAPPVKLEVQFNIDVLNQKTGKYRALGDVSPMVETLAKRQFDDYVKKVRIFIHPRLQESITSASEIESLFVETVRSMFPETG